A part of Cannabis sativa cultivar Pink pepper isolate KNU-18-1 chromosome 6, ASM2916894v1, whole genome shotgun sequence genomic DNA contains:
- the LOC115724562 gene encoding uncharacterized protein LOC115724562, protein MKVMGTHNYYHAAVVGLGIGVDVEAIGSTIEKLRLPLHRMQIVCNDNHGITWVNDSKATNFDATYAGLMGLKGRKSCYVHCAIRQRSQ, encoded by the exons ATGAAAGTTATGGGAACCCACAACTATTATCATGCTGCTGTTGTTGgactgggaattggagtcgatGTTGAAGCCATTGGTTCAACTATTGAAAAGCTAAGGCTGCCTCTTCACCGTATGCAAATTG TGTGCAATGATAACCACGGGATTACATGGGTAAATGACAGTAAAGCAACCAATTTTGATGCAACATATGCAGGACTAATGGGTCTAAAGGGGCGAAAGTCTTGTTATGTCCATTGTGCCATCAGACAGAGGAGTCAATAG